In the genome of Entelurus aequoreus isolate RoL-2023_Sb linkage group LG08, RoL_Eaeq_v1.1, whole genome shotgun sequence, one region contains:
- the foxl3 gene encoding forkhead box L3, whose translation MLPVEDSWLSKEAGREEGAAAGHTHTHTNKHTHTFGVDHTRSVSADMFDTSHYPFNCFNYDGDGYASCSTDQEKKMCRPAYSYIALIAMAIQQSPEQRVTLSGIYEFIMRRFPYYRSNQRAWQNSIRHNLSLNSCFIKVPRTEGNEKGKGNFWTFAPGCESMLDLFENGNFRRRRRRRNMKIGLCDSGEAPTFQPAESAVKRHNTSHAARRPEADSDLCPLTPQRSRPCPPLVQNPVQGKPGSEIKFSIDYILSTPNPPMLGIGSSGPPIHVVEPQHLNLHFWTL comes from the exons ATGCTCCCAGTGGAGGACAGCTGGCTGAGCAAAGAAGCAGGACGAGAAGAAGGCGCTGctgctggacacacacacacacacacaaacaaacacacacacactttcgggGTGGATCATACAAGAAGTGTAAGCGCAGACATGTTTGACACCTCTCACTACCCCTTCAACTGTTTCAACTATGACGGTGATGGATACGCTTCGTGTAGCACAGACCAGGAGAAGAAGATGTGCAGACCTGCTTACAG cTACATCGCCCTGATCGCCATGGCGATTCAGCAGAGCCCTGAGCAGAGGGTGACTCTGTCAGGCATCTATGAGTTCATCATGAGGAGGTTTCCTTACTATCGCTCCAACCAGAGAGCCTGGCAGAACTCCATCAGACATAACTTATCGCTCAACAGCTGCTTCATTAAG GTCCCCAGGACAGAAGGGAATGAGAAGGGGAAAGGAAACTTCTGGACTTTTGCCCCCGGCTGCGAATCCATGCTTGACCTCTTTGAAAACGGCAACTTCCGGCGTCGCAGGCGCAGGCGGAACATGAAAATCGGCCTCTGCGATTCAGGAGAAGCTCCCACTTTTCAGCCTGCAGAAAGTGCCGTCAAGCGGCACAACACGTCTCATGCGGCCCGCCGCCCTGAAGCCGACTCCGACCTCTGCCCTTTGACCCCGCAGCGGTCTCGGCCGTGCCCGCCGCTGGTCCAGAACCCCGTCCAGGGGAAACCGGGATCCGAGATCAAGTTCAGCATTGACTACATTCTGTCTACGCCAAACCCGCCCATGCTTGGGATCGGATCTTCGGGGCCACCCATTCATGTGGTGGAGCCACAACACCTCAACCTGCACTTCTGGACTCTGTAA